The following are encoded in a window of Arthrobacter antioxidans genomic DNA:
- a CDS encoding aldo/keto reductase: MEQRTLGRTGRPVSVVGLGTWQLGADWGEVEDKDAVAVLEGAVDAGVTFFDTADVYGDGRSESTIGAFLKDNPGLDMLVGTKMGRRVDQAPENYTLANFRQWVDRSRTNLGVDTLDLVQLHCPPTAVYSSDEVYDALDTLVGDGVIRNYGVSVERTDEALEAIARGNTASVQIILNAFRLKPLDDVLPAAQAGGVGIIARVPLASGLLSGKYTKDTAFADDDHRNYNRNGAAFDVGETFSGVDYATGIEAAREFAELVPDGVTTAQAALAWIIAQEGVSTVIPGARNPEQARSNAAAANHTDLGAQLNAAVADIYDRHFRATVHPRW, encoded by the coding sequence ATGGAACAGAGAACCCTTGGAAGAACCGGTCGTCCCGTCTCCGTCGTCGGCCTCGGCACCTGGCAGCTCGGCGCGGACTGGGGCGAGGTGGAGGACAAGGACGCCGTCGCCGTCCTCGAGGGGGCCGTCGACGCCGGCGTGACCTTCTTCGACACCGCGGACGTCTACGGCGACGGACGCAGCGAATCGACCATCGGGGCGTTCCTCAAGGACAACCCCGGCCTCGACATGCTCGTCGGCACGAAGATGGGCCGCCGCGTCGATCAGGCCCCCGAGAACTACACGCTGGCCAACTTCCGCCAGTGGGTCGACCGGTCGCGGACGAATCTCGGCGTGGACACCCTGGACCTCGTCCAGCTCCACTGCCCGCCGACCGCCGTCTACAGCTCCGACGAGGTCTACGACGCGCTCGACACCCTCGTCGGTGACGGCGTCATCAGGAACTACGGCGTCAGCGTGGAGCGCACCGACGAGGCGCTCGAGGCCATCGCCCGCGGCAACACCGCCAGCGTGCAGATCATCCTGAACGCGTTCCGCCTCAAGCCGCTCGACGACGTCCTGCCCGCGGCACAGGCCGGCGGCGTCGGGATCATCGCGCGCGTCCCCCTGGCGTCGGGACTCCTGTCCGGCAAGTACACCAAGGACACCGCGTTCGCCGACGACGACCACCGCAACTACAACCGGAACGGCGCCGCGTTCGATGTCGGGGAGACCTTCTCGGGCGTCGACTACGCGACCGGCATCGAGGCCGCCCGCGAGTTCGCGGAGCTCGTACCCGACGGCGTCACGACCGCCCAGGCGGCCCTCGCCTGGATCATCGCCCAGGAGGGTGTGAGCACCGTCATCCCCGGCGCCCGCAACCCGGAGCAGGCCCGATCCAACGCGGCAGCGGCCAACCACACGGACCTCGGCGCGCAGCTGAACGCCGCCGTCGCCGATATCTACGACCGCCATTTCAGGGCCACCGTGCACCCCCGATGGTGA
- a CDS encoding cryptochrome/photolyase family protein — MHVQLVLPHQLFEEHLEASPDTHFVFLEDDLMFRSLRFHQQKLVLHRAAMTLFARRVRDAGYGVDYVETSAEATSQERLSAALADRGASHATYYDVVDDWLDRRLTQTLADAGVAVRVLETPQFLTSRDVLGTYFSSHTWRMQTFYEWQRKRLGIMVAADGSPTGGKWSFDADNRKKLPKKIGLPDLPRFERPPEVEDAISWVQGAFPDNPGTAESFNWPVTHRQASDALEAFLTERFELFGPYEDAIAEGQTYLFHSALSSSMNTGLLSPAEVVDLALDFADRHDTPIASVEGFIRQVIGWREYIRASYVLRGREMRTGNTLGFTADLHAGWWTGETGLAPVDSVITRVLDTAYAHHIERLMVLGNATLLMRAKPDAVHAWFMEMFIDAYDWVMVPNVYAMSQFAAGTMITTKPYVSGSNYIKKMSDFKDGPWRFSWDALYWEFVDDHRELFARNPRSTMSVVLLDRMDAERRTALRHEAARWLPGEGSTTAVPPADASPDTDATEGTLPGL, encoded by the coding sequence GTGCACGTCCAGCTCGTCCTTCCGCACCAGCTGTTCGAGGAGCACCTCGAGGCGTCCCCGGACACGCACTTCGTCTTCCTCGAGGACGACCTCATGTTCCGCAGCCTGCGGTTCCACCAGCAGAAACTCGTCCTGCACCGCGCAGCCATGACCCTCTTCGCGCGGCGGGTCCGGGATGCGGGCTACGGCGTCGACTATGTGGAGACCTCCGCGGAGGCCACCAGCCAGGAGCGGCTGTCGGCCGCGCTCGCGGACCGCGGTGCCTCGCACGCGACCTACTACGACGTCGTCGACGACTGGTTGGACCGGCGCCTCACGCAGACCCTCGCGGACGCCGGCGTGGCGGTGCGGGTCCTCGAGACCCCGCAGTTCCTCACCTCGCGGGATGTCCTCGGCACCTACTTCTCCTCCCACACCTGGCGCATGCAGACCTTCTACGAGTGGCAGCGCAAGCGGCTCGGCATCATGGTGGCGGCCGACGGCTCCCCGACGGGCGGGAAGTGGAGCTTCGATGCCGACAACCGCAAGAAGCTGCCGAAGAAGATCGGGCTGCCGGACCTGCCGCGTTTCGAGCGTCCGCCGGAGGTCGAGGACGCGATCAGCTGGGTGCAGGGCGCGTTCCCGGACAACCCCGGCACCGCGGAGTCCTTCAACTGGCCTGTCACGCACCGCCAGGCCTCCGATGCCCTCGAGGCATTCCTCACCGAGCGCTTCGAGCTGTTCGGCCCGTACGAGGACGCGATCGCGGAGGGTCAGACCTACCTCTTCCACTCGGCCCTGAGCTCCAGCATGAACACCGGTCTGCTCAGCCCCGCCGAGGTGGTGGACCTCGCGCTGGACTTCGCCGACCGCCACGACACACCGATCGCCAGCGTGGAGGGCTTCATCCGGCAGGTCATCGGATGGCGGGAGTACATCCGGGCGTCCTACGTGCTCCGCGGGCGGGAGATGCGGACCGGCAACACCCTCGGGTTCACGGCGGACCTCCACGCGGGCTGGTGGACCGGCGAAACGGGTCTGGCACCCGTGGACTCCGTCATCACCCGCGTCCTCGACACCGCCTACGCCCACCACATCGAGCGGCTCATGGTGCTGGGCAACGCGACCCTGCTCATGCGGGCAAAGCCGGACGCCGTCCATGCGTGGTTCATGGAGATGTTCATCGACGCCTACGACTGGGTGATGGTGCCCAATGTGTACGCGATGAGCCAGTTCGCGGCCGGAACCATGATCACCACTAAGCCGTACGTCAGCGGCAGCAACTACATCAAGAAGATGAGCGACTTCAAGGACGGTCCGTGGCGGTTCAGCTGGGACGCGCTCTACTGGGAGTTCGTGGACGACCACCGCGAGCTGTTCGCCCGCAACCCCCGCTCCACCATGAGCGTGGTGCTCCTCGACCGCATGGACGCCGAGCGGCGGACGGCACTGCGGCACGAGGCGGCGCGGTGGCTCCCGGGCGAGGGGTCGACGACGGCCGTCCCGCCCGCGGACGCGTCGCCGGACACCGACGCGACGGAGGGCACGCTCCCCGGCCTATAG
- a CDS encoding FAD-dependent oxidoreductase, producing the protein MRSLWLDTAPHIPADSLPAGAAYDAVVVGAGLTGLTTALLLSRAGHRVAVLEARTAGAVTTGNTTAKLSLLQGTTISAILKHHDVELARAYVLGNREGQSWLLRFCDENGIGYQTRDAVEYATTDSGARKLTDEHEACVAAGLATELGSAATLPFPVRKTLRLRDQAQFHPLEVLAGLASEFRRHGGTLVEGVRVEGVARTGAHGVELKTSAGPVTASDVVLATGIPILDRGGYFAVLQPMRSYCVALTVEGDVPEDMYLSADSPTRSLRTAVVGGTTYLIVGGNGHKVGHNTNTQARVDGLARWAREYFPTARPAYAWSAQDYTPAAAVPYVGKVPAGGGHIYAATGYNKWGMTNAVAASLALSGEILGGNMPWAETLYRTRVSPTDALQTAQANAAVGMEMVSGWLGGLARSSSSTPGEGEGRVIREGARPVGVCTVDGVQHRVSAVCPHLKGILAWNDAERSWDCPLHGSRFTADGKLLEGPSTSDLADTRR; encoded by the coding sequence ATGAGATCGCTCTGGCTCGATACCGCCCCGCACATCCCGGCCGACTCCCTGCCGGCCGGCGCCGCCTACGACGCGGTCGTCGTCGGGGCCGGGCTGACCGGGCTGACGACGGCGCTCCTGCTGTCCCGGGCCGGGCACCGGGTGGCGGTTCTCGAGGCCCGGACGGCCGGAGCGGTGACCACGGGCAACACCACGGCAAAGCTCTCGCTCCTGCAGGGGACGACCATCTCGGCGATCCTGAAACACCACGACGTGGAGCTCGCCCGGGCCTACGTCCTCGGGAACCGCGAGGGGCAGAGCTGGCTGCTGCGTTTCTGCGACGAGAACGGTATCGGCTACCAGACCCGGGACGCCGTCGAATACGCCACCACGGACTCGGGGGCGCGGAAGCTGACCGACGAGCACGAGGCGTGCGTCGCGGCAGGCCTCGCCACCGAACTGGGCAGCGCCGCCACCCTCCCCTTCCCCGTGCGGAAGACGCTGCGCCTGAGGGACCAGGCCCAGTTCCACCCGCTGGAGGTGCTGGCCGGACTGGCCTCGGAGTTCAGGCGGCACGGCGGCACGCTGGTCGAGGGCGTCCGCGTCGAGGGCGTCGCGAGGACGGGGGCGCACGGCGTTGAACTGAAGACCAGCGCGGGTCCGGTGACGGCGTCGGACGTCGTCCTCGCCACGGGCATCCCCATCCTCGACCGCGGCGGCTACTTCGCCGTGCTGCAGCCCATGCGCTCGTACTGCGTGGCACTGACCGTGGAGGGCGACGTCCCGGAGGACATGTACCTCAGCGCCGACTCCCCTACCCGGTCGCTGCGCACCGCCGTCGTCGGCGGCACCACGTACCTGATCGTCGGGGGCAACGGCCACAAGGTGGGGCACAACACCAACACGCAGGCGAGGGTGGACGGCCTCGCGCGGTGGGCGCGGGAGTACTTCCCGACGGCGCGCCCCGCCTACGCCTGGTCGGCCCAGGACTACACGCCCGCCGCGGCCGTCCCCTACGTGGGCAAGGTCCCGGCCGGCGGCGGACACATCTACGCAGCCACGGGCTACAACAAGTGGGGCATGACCAACGCAGTGGCGGCATCACTGGCCCTCTCGGGGGAGATCCTCGGCGGCAACATGCCCTGGGCCGAGACCCTGTACCGGACCAGGGTCAGCCCGACCGACGCGCTGCAGACGGCGCAGGCGAACGCCGCGGTCGGCATGGAGATGGTGTCCGGCTGGTTGGGCGGCCTCGCGCGGTCCTCGTCCTCCACGCCCGGCGAGGGTGAGGGCCGCGTGATCCGCGAGGGTGCGCGCCCCGTCGGGGTGTGCACGGTGGACGGCGTTCAGCACCGCGTGTCGGCCGTCTGCCCCCACCTGAAGGGGATCCTGGCCTGGAACGACGCCGAGCGGTCCTGGGACTGCCCGCTCCACGGGTCGCGCTTCACGGCGGACGGGAAGCTGCTCGAGGGGCCGTCGACATCGGACCTCGCCGATACGCGGCGCTGA
- a CDS encoding Pr6Pr family membrane protein: protein MTGAPAGVRALRPQTLPLRAAVRLVVGVVVVLAVLSTFLDTASRGAVNPFNFFGFFTIQGNLLAAGVLLLAAVLQIRGAADPEWLLPVRAAVTTYMSVVGVVYNLLLAGLPGGVELAWANWVMHVGFPVYAVLDWVVAADRRALSYRVLRLVLVFPLAWVTVVLVRGAADGWVPYPFLDPASGYASVALYVVVIAVAVLAFGAVVILISRRARPVAELVGGARRGRA, encoded by the coding sequence GTGACGGGGGCACCCGCGGGCGTGCGCGCTCTCCGCCCGCAGACCCTGCCGCTCCGCGCCGCCGTCCGCCTGGTGGTGGGGGTGGTCGTGGTCCTCGCAGTCCTCTCCACCTTTTTGGACACGGCGTCCCGGGGCGCCGTGAACCCGTTCAACTTCTTCGGATTCTTCACCATCCAGGGCAACCTCCTGGCCGCGGGCGTCCTCCTCCTCGCCGCCGTGCTCCAGATCCGCGGAGCGGCCGACCCCGAATGGCTCCTGCCCGTCCGTGCTGCCGTCACCACGTACATGTCCGTCGTCGGCGTCGTCTACAACCTGCTGCTGGCCGGACTCCCGGGCGGCGTTGAGCTCGCCTGGGCCAACTGGGTCATGCATGTCGGATTCCCCGTCTACGCCGTCCTGGACTGGGTCGTCGCCGCCGACCGCCGTGCGCTCTCCTACCGCGTCCTGCGCCTCGTCCTCGTCTTCCCGCTGGCCTGGGTGACGGTGGTCCTCGTGCGGGGTGCCGCCGACGGCTGGGTGCCGTACCCGTTCCTCGACCCGGCGTCGGGCTATGCCTCGGTGGCCCTGTACGTCGTCGTCATCGCGGTGGCCGTCCTGGCCTTCGGTGCCGTGGTGATCCTCATCAGCCGGCGCGCGCGACCGGTCGCCGAACTCGTCGGAGGGGCCCGGCGCGGACGCGCCTGA
- the mscL gene encoding large conductance mechanosensitive channel protein MscL: MIKGFRDFILRGNVIELAIAVVIGSAFTALVSAFTANIINPVIASAGGIDTDGFGFLIREGNDATFVDVGAVLTAVVTFLITAAVVYFVFVVPMNRARARLQTLAAPEDPEEAPTPVDTALLMEMRDLLKDLASRGIRP; the protein is encoded by the coding sequence ATGATCAAGGGTTTCAGGGACTTCATCCTGCGCGGCAACGTGATCGAACTGGCGATCGCCGTCGTCATCGGCAGTGCCTTCACGGCTCTCGTCAGCGCCTTCACGGCGAACATCATCAACCCGGTCATCGCATCGGCCGGCGGGATCGACACCGACGGGTTCGGCTTCCTGATCCGGGAGGGCAACGACGCCACCTTCGTCGACGTGGGTGCCGTGCTCACGGCCGTGGTCACCTTCCTCATCACCGCGGCCGTGGTCTACTTCGTGTTCGTCGTGCCCATGAACCGTGCCCGTGCGCGACTGCAAACGCTCGCCGCACCGGAGGACCCGGAGGAGGCGCCGACCCCCGTCGACACCGCCCTCCTCATGGAGATGCGGGACCTGCTGAAGGACCTGGCGTCCAGGGGAATCCGGCCGTGA
- a CDS encoding TetR/AcrR family transcriptional regulator, translated as MSSSRERILDSFEKALIRDGERAATMEAVAAAADVSKGGLLYHFPSKEALVEGLADRLRGLADRDREMMTAAPDGAARYYVRTSVFEDSPLDRALVSMARLAQQGHPTAKASLADIQERWLDALDAQLGDRTTAHAVKLLGDGLYYDAAFFASAGTGRTSGAEIEELLGVVDLIVSRSGRGATPR; from the coding sequence GTGTCCAGTTCCCGCGAGCGCATCCTCGACAGCTTCGAGAAAGCACTGATCCGTGACGGCGAGAGGGCCGCCACCATGGAAGCGGTGGCCGCGGCCGCCGACGTCTCCAAGGGCGGACTGCTCTATCACTTCCCCTCCAAGGAGGCCCTCGTCGAGGGCCTGGCCGACCGCCTCCGCGGCCTCGCCGACAGGGACCGCGAGATGATGACGGCGGCGCCGGACGGGGCGGCCCGCTACTACGTCCGGACGTCCGTCTTCGAGGACAGCCCGCTCGACCGCGCGCTCGTGTCCATGGCGCGCCTCGCACAGCAGGGGCACCCGACGGCGAAGGCCTCCCTCGCCGACATCCAGGAACGGTGGCTCGACGCGCTCGACGCCCAGCTCGGTGACCGCACGACGGCGCACGCCGTCAAGCTCCTCGGCGACGGCCTCTACTACGACGCCGCCTTCTTCGCCTCGGCCGGGACCGGCCGGACGAGCGGCGCGGAGATCGAGGAACTGCTCGGCGTCGTGGACCTCATCGTCAGCCGGAGCGGGCGCGGCGCCACGCCCCGGTGA